In the genome of Burkholderia sp. PAMC 26561, the window GCCGAAAACCCGCCGTGCTCGACCACGTACGAGAAGTACATCAGATCATTGAGGTCGTGCGAGTCAGGTTTCATGCGGGCGCGGGATCGATGTTCTGGTTGTTTCAGTGGTGGGACAATGCATTGCGGATGAACGGCTTTTTCCCTGGAATACGGTCCCATATAATAGCTCCATGTTTTAAATTTGGCGCTAATCACTGGCTGGCGCCCTATCCGGACCGGTCAAAGTGAGGACAAAAATGGGACACCACACGCAGTATTGAACGCACTATTCCCGCGCTTCGCACGGTGGAGGGCGGCGGTTTTGTCGTGCATCGGCCGTTTCCCACGCGGCTGTTGATGGACTTCGATCCGTTCCTGCTCCTGGATGAAATGGGCCCCGTCGATTACGCGCCGGGCGAGGCCAAAGGCGCGCCTGACCATCCGCATCGCGGATTCGAGACCGTTACTTATGTGCTCGAAGGCCAGTTCGGGCACAAGGATTCGGCGGGCCATTCGGGCACGCTGCGTCAGGGCGATGTGCAATGGATGACCGCGGGCTCCGGCGTCGTTCATAGCGAAATGCCCGATCCGGAGTTCACGCGCACCGGGGGCCGCGTGCACGGGCTGCAGCTCTGGGTGAATCTGCCGAAGCGCGACAAGATGATTCCGCCGCATTATCAGGAGATTTCATCGGCGAGCATTCCGGTCGGCGTGAGCGAGGACGGGCGTGTACGCGTGAAGGTTATCGCGGGCGAAGCGCTGGGCGTGAAGGCGGCTATCGAAACCCGGACGCCCATTCTTTATCAGCATTTCTCGCTGCAACCGGGAGCATCGGAAGTGCAGCCCGTGCCGAAGGATTTCCGCGTGTTCGGTTATGCGTTATCGGGCGATGGCTTCTACGGCTCCGGTAAACAGCCGATCAAGGCGCGCCAGATGATCGTCTTCGCCGACGATGGCGAAACGGTCAGCTTCACTGCCGGCGATGAGCCCCTCGAATTGCTGCTGCTTGGTGGTGTGCCGCTGAAAGAGCCGGTCGTGCGCTATGGTCCGTTCGTGATGAACACGGAAGACGAGATCCGTCAGGCCGTTGTGGACTATCAGGCAGGAAGAATGGGCGCGATCAACCACTGATCGACCGACCAGGCCTCTGTTTCAGCGGCGCGGCACGAAGGACACTATTTGCGTCACAATAGTCCTTCGTGCCGCGCCGTCTTGTTGCGTGCAATTGTCAGACGGCGCTTTGTCCCACCCACCCGGAGTACCGCATGTCCGAAAAGTTTGTGTCGCCGGTTGTCAGCGCCAGTATCGGCGCCGAGGATTTTCAGGTTGCATTGAGCGACGGCACGCATGAATGGCTCGGCGACGAACCGGCATCGCACGGCGGCGCCGATACCGGTCCGACTCCGCACGGTCTTTTGCTCTCGAGCCTGGGCGCATGCACGACGATCACGCTGAAGATGTACGCGAAGCACAAGGGCTGGCCGCTGCAAGCCGTTTACGTCACCCTCACCTATCAGTCCACGCCGCCGGAAGCCACGGTGATCGACCGCCAGATCAAATTGACGGGCGAGCTGGACAGCACTCAACGGGAACGCCTTTTGCAAATTGCGAATGCGTGCCCCGTGCACAAGATCCTCTCCGGTTCGATCGCGATCAACTCCGGGCTCACGCCTCTTTGAAAGCATGCGATCCATTCATTCAACGATCATCTCAAGGAAACCGTCGTTTTGAATTTCGAACACCTTATCCAGATCAACGATCCGCTCAATCCGTTCGTGGAAGCAATGACTCGCGAACAGGTATGGCAAGGGCTCGTGCTGCGCGCAGAACAGCCACAACTGTTCGTGATCGGCCTGGATCGCTGCGCAATCCTGTCGCGTGAAGGCGATGTGATCGAACGTGAACTGCATTACGGCCAGGCGCGCGTGCGCGATCGCGTGACGCTGATTCCCGAAAGCAGCGTGCGCTACGACATCCTGCCGACGGAGGAACATGTAGGTGGCTCGCTGACCATGGCGATTGAACAGCCGGACGAGCTTCAGCTCTTCCTGCGTTTCACGTACGCCACCACCTTGCCCGTCGCCGATGATCCCAACGCCAGCCCTGACGCGCTGCAAACGCAGGAGATCGTGAAGTCGGCATACAGGGAAGCGGATATCGATACCGTCAGGCTGATTCGTCAGTTCGCGCACGGCAACAAACTCGCAGGGCCGCTGCATTAAAACTGCACGACGTTTCGATAGAAAACCGATGACTATCGAAACGTAAAATCGATGAAGACATCGTTGTTGCAAATAAGAATGGTTATCATTAAGATTACTCCATCGACTCAACGAACGGACTTCTCGACATGACCGACATCCTGCGCTCCAACACGCTTCGGCTGCGTCGCCCAGTCGAGCGTTCCGCGGCCGCGACCATCGCCCGGCCGCGCACGGCGGCGGTGACAACGGCGCGCCCGGCATCGGCTGTTCCCACCGAGAGCGGCGAACGCACGCTGCGCAGCGACGCGTTGCTTCAAGGACAGAGTCATATCAGCATCATGCATAACGGTGAGACGTATCAGTTGCGCGCCACGCGCCTGGGCAAGCTGATTCTCACGAAGTAACACGCAGAACCGAATTTCAGTACCGAGTATTGTGGGGACCACCTCTTCGAGAGGTGTTTGGCACTAGCCAGCCACGACG includes:
- a CDS encoding pirin family protein — translated: MERTIPALRTVEGGGFVVHRPFPTRLLMDFDPFLLLDEMGPVDYAPGEAKGAPDHPHRGFETVTYVLEGQFGHKDSAGHSGTLRQGDVQWMTAGSGVVHSEMPDPEFTRTGGRVHGLQLWVNLPKRDKMIPPHYQEISSASIPVGVSEDGRVRVKVIAGEALGVKAAIETRTPILYQHFSLQPGASEVQPVPKDFRVFGYALSGDGFYGSGKQPIKARQMIVFADDGETVSFTAGDEPLELLLLGGVPLKEPVVRYGPFVMNTEDEIRQAVVDYQAGRMGAINH
- a CDS encoding OsmC family protein, whose product is MSEKFVSPVVSASIGAEDFQVALSDGTHEWLGDEPASHGGADTGPTPHGLLLSSLGACTTITLKMYAKHKGWPLQAVYVTLTYQSTPPEATVIDRQIKLTGELDSTQRERLLQIANACPVHKILSGSIAINSGLTPL
- a CDS encoding SRPBCC family protein; this encodes MNFEHLIQINDPLNPFVEAMTREQVWQGLVLRAEQPQLFVIGLDRCAILSREGDVIERELHYGQARVRDRVTLIPESSVRYDILPTEEHVGGSLTMAIEQPDELQLFLRFTYATTLPVADDPNASPDALQTQEIVKSAYREADIDTVRLIRQFAHGNKLAGPLH
- the hemP gene encoding hemin uptake protein HemP, which codes for MTDILRSNTLRLRRPVERSAAATIARPRTAAVTTARPASAVPTESGERTLRSDALLQGQSHISIMHNGETYQLRATRLGKLILTK